CTTCTATGATTGCTGACACTCACGGCATATTTATGGAGCAAAAGTTTCAGTCAGTCACGACTCCCATCTCCATCGGTCAAATCTGCTAAATCAACGCGGTGGCGGGCCTCGAACTGACATCTGGACCTCACTAGTCCTCTTCATTATTTGAAAAATTTGAGACTCCCGCAACGCCTTCATATTCCGAAGAAATCCACTAAGCCTATGTAACTATTAGAAGCACCGTCTCCGATATTACTCTTTGGCCTTTAGCACTATGTCTCGGCGACAGTACCTCTCTTCCCGCTCTAGTGCGGCCTTGTAGCACTTTTTTTAAGAAATACACTCAAAAGAGCATCTTAGATCTGATAAATATCAAGCAAAACAACCAATACAATGGAAAGACAACTTGACACAGATTGACCAATAGCATTGAGAATCATACTAGCCTGCTTCTTCCTTCGACAAACTGCCGCCTACCGAAGATTGAAAATTGCACCGAACCAATAGTAAACGAAAGGGACACCTGCAAATGCCCTCGCTACACTAGGCTTTAGACACCGCAATAGTCACTGGCCGCTTGAAATGAGATTTAGAATTCGTTGAAACACATAAGTTTGAGCATCGCCTAAAGCAGTACATGCATGAAGTACATTACCACCCGTCTAGAGAGCTGGAGAAACTGAAACAGGTCGCAGAACAACAGGAAGAAGATGCTAAAGTCGCCACACCAATAGCCAACCAATTGTTCTCAAAACACACCAATTGTCAAGATCCAAAGAAAGACAACCGATCTGGCGACACAAACCCTCACAAGCCCTTCGTCGGCTCCAGATCGACAGCGGCTCCAGATCGATCGATGTTGAGGTAGAGAGAGGCCTATTCGAAGGCACCATCGCCGCTGCCAGGGGCGGAGGCAGGGGGGTGCGAGCAGGGGTCAGACACCCCCCATCAGAGAGAAAAGGATTACGCATCGCTTGAAGTGCAGACCAGTAGACATATGTTCAGCGCTAATGGGCTAGCACGACACTTTTCCAGCCCAAAGGCCCAACGTGAGAAAGCATCGCTTGATGCCGATCGCTCGTTGTACACATCAGAGAGAAAAGTATTACGCATCCGTAAGATCAGGCAATCTGTTTCCTATCTTCCCCATAATTTTGTTCGTGGGCATCGTGGCGGCTAGGTCTGCTGGCACCGTAAGCCCGTACGCCGCCGTCTCTCGGCTCTCGCTGCTTCCGCCTCTGCGTCATAGGGGAGAGGGCACTCCACTCCAGCGGCGACTGGTTCTACGATGGAGACCATGCCTGTTTGTCTGCTGCGCCGACATTATGAATCACAAGACCAGTTTCAATGATCAAGGTACGTCACAGgcaaatactccctctgtaaacataTATAAGActgtttagatcactaaaatagtgatctataTGCTCTTATATTTTTTACGGAGGAAGTAATAATCTTTTCGCATTAATACAATTCTGTCGAGGGCCGTGATTAGTTCACTAATTAGACACAAGAGAATTACAAAGAAATCTAATTTAAGGGTTTGTTTCATGTCTAAATCACTGAAGGATGAAGAGAAAGAATACAACTAAAACATATTCGTTTTTCAAGCCCATTGCATCTAGCTCAAATTGTCATGGCAAATACAAATCTTTGTACTCTCTCCatttctttttagtctgcatataaggtttggtcaaagtcaaacatTGTTAACTTTGACTAAGTTTGTAGAAAAATATATCGAGATTCATAATAtgaaatcaatattgttagatgcatcatgaaattaattttcataccATATAGCTTTAGTATTTTAGATGTTGATATTTTCtcctataaagttggtcaaactttacaaagtttgactttgaccaaagcttatatgcagactaaaaaggaatGGAAGGAGTAAATGCTAATTCCAACCCCAGTCCAGTTGATATGCAGTTTTCTTTTATGTATTAACAAACATATGCTAATTATACGTTTGAGACTATATTATTGTGTTGTGTCTCTTGAACAATTATTATCTTCCTCGCCTCCCTCATGTCCAAATCCTGGCTCcaccctcgccgccgccacctcgtcGATGTCATCAGAAAAACAACTCCTCTTGCACTGACAAGGCCTTGTAGCACTTGCCACTGCGTGATACTTTGAGTAGTGGATCTAGGTGGAACACCCCCCTCCTCGCGAGATAgttcaaaataaaaaaaaatcatgATGCTATTTGGTCAATTAAAATTTGCATGGATTACAGATTTGCATATCATCTGAATTTGCATGAGGCCGTGATCTCCAATATGTCAACGTTATCCAGCTCTCTTGTAAAAGCAGAAACACCCAAACAGCATAGCACGTTCAAACTGGCGCGCGCGCCACACAAACCACACACACTCACGCACTGGAAACTGGAAACACACGGATGAAGGAACAAAGTGATGCCCAGCCGCGCCACAGGCAGCTAGTCATGGCTCATCATGCGATGGAAATCGTGGAAATCaagctcgccgtcgccgtcgtcgtcgtaGGCGCGTATCATGGCCTCGCACTCGGCGACGGACGGGTCGTCGCCGAGCTGGCTGAGCACGCGCTGCAGGCCGCGCGGCGTGATCCGGCCGGAGCCCTTGACGGCCTCGAAGGCCTCGAACGCGCGGCGCAGGTcctcgcgctcctcctcctccccgccctTGCGCTCCACGATCCTGACGAAGTCCTCGAACCCCAGCATGAGgtcgccaccgccgccggagcTGGCCGCGTCCAGCTCCAGCGCGGCTTTTGCGCCGCCGTCGCCCATGGACGCGAAGAACTCGCCCAGCTCCCGGCCCGAGATCCGGCCGTCCATGTCGCGGTCGAAGTGGCGGAAGATCTCCCGCAGCTCCGCCTGTCGGTCGCGCTCGCGGCCGCGGGACGTCCCCGCGGAGGACGACGCCGAGGACGACAGCGACCGCCCGGACCTCGCGCCAGCGCCGGTGGGGGAGTCCGGGGGCGACACGGTGGTGGCCTTGCACTGGCCGCAGGCGAGCAGGCTCAGCTTGAAGCTCCCCATCGGGGACATGCACTTGGACGACCCTGGCTTGGCGACCTCCATGCTCGCCGTCGGCCCGCGACGCTACCAAGCTGGAAAGCTTTGGAATTCTCTGTGCGAAAGCTAAGCTAGTGAAGTCTGCGTCTGCGCGCGCGTGCGGTGAGAGGGGTGAGGCTCGAGGTGCGGGCCTATATATTAGGGGGAGAAAGGCGAAGCAGTCCAATGCGATGGGCAGCATTTTACGGCCTGCAGCGGGGGAAATTTCACCCGACTTTTGTGGTTCTTCTTGCTTTCTGGTGGAAGGATCGGTCGAACCCATGCCCCATCTCCATGCTCGCTTGCTGACTTGCGTTTTACACGTACGGATCGCTAGCCTGTGTGGGAGGAGTCAGGAGTGACATTTTTAGCGTGATTTTACAGATCGCCGTCAGTTTCAAACTGGTTTAAAATTGGCATAGCTAAGCCTTGCAGATACTGAAACATAGGTATACACGTACGTGAGCTTAAGTAAGGAGAGAACATACAAGTAATTCGATCGGATATCCAAAGAAAACATGGATAGCACCGCCTTGAGTAAGCTAGCTATAGGTACGTGTCGTCGTATGCAAGATGCAGCATGGCAGTGGTGAGACTAGCGAGTAGTGATATCGAGTGTCAGATCCAATTCTCTAATCGATCTGCTTCAGGTAACTAGCTCCGTTTCCTATTGCTACCA
The Aegilops tauschii subsp. strangulata cultivar AL8/78 chromosome 3, Aet v6.0, whole genome shotgun sequence genome window above contains:
- the LOC109753735 gene encoding putative calcium-binding protein CML19; this translates as MEVAKPGSSKCMSPMGSFKLSLLACGQCKATTVSPPDSPTGAGARSGRSLSSSASSSAGTSRGRERDRQAELREIFRHFDRDMDGRISGRELGEFFASMGDGGAKAALELDAASSGGGGDLMLGFEDFVRIVERKGGEEEEREDLRRAFEAFEAVKGSGRITPRGLQRVLSQLGDDPSVAECEAMIRAYDDDGDGELDFHDFHRMMSHD